Proteins encoded in a region of the Schistocerca serialis cubense isolate TAMUIC-IGC-003099 chromosome 6, iqSchSeri2.2, whole genome shotgun sequence genome:
- the LOC126484887 gene encoding zinc finger protein ush has protein sequence MCSPCGIRFSSSSTLEAHQTYYCSHRLKNLKGRSDSDSEEGRAAPTACEGGALQGDESVASDASHEGGAAPPQGPAPGPAPKAARTGKQYACPHCSYSADKKVSLNRHMRMHSASPAPAAATAAAVATVNGEVQPGGAGADAGAVGAPQLVDRYCQDCDIRFSSVKTFRAHKMHYCSTRHVVKGPPHLGPAAKAAAPAPATAASSSTGESAPASPADGASPPPGPALPASPGAASPAVVPVGVPAPAPPQPILALPTNPILLVPYSLFQGASLLTGPAALAMAHHDSPCVLLADGTLQPLAQGILSQHPHPHPQPPPQVPAASPAAAPAGHAPTSQPTHRDDPTTGGESATSTPPRHQQREGSEASGPLDLSVRRALYGGADQPLGTSEGDAADGDCDGREEAAGAGGVGCGPYLLSASSASTTPSPAPSAASPARRGDSPGAVASPKQPPHAPSPKSPRRTPNGVVAVKPEVLVANQKRVIVSPTRSLGSDGQSADEVAPPPPLSYPSPVIARRGLVPSSSASPSLATPPPQPVTAVAKLPPVLTPSAGSLPLLAPAVLPALPPHVLVKQGVSKCRECNIVFCKHENYVAHKRHYCSARLEGGGAGASAAAAGSGEEAGVPGAAGPSSAQSPPGGGSPTGGGPGSPRGAAQQPLPHKTLLQFICGACGIKFTSLDNLNAHQAYYCPKRAELPAAKPPEDKLGRKCPKCKVLVPAEQVGTHQCCGSGAGAGAGWKCPCCEVVSPTASAAQRHMDTHSGVRAFRCTICRYKGNTLRGMRTHIRMHFEKRTADLQEENYITCITGEDAVHQPQQPQPGAAPAPAPTPASAPAPAPTSATDAYPESPSDGGDSGRIDKLHFCDACSYNSSYKGNVVRHCKLVHSGRAGVGVATADDAASSSSSSSSSSCSSAADRKSGGATADAAVAATTVAAAAATPRAGADADASVVKREPAEGEGAVSAVKTEPGADDAAAEDAAAGAPAEEHGAAAEVNLARPKYCKSCDISFQYLSTFIAHKKYYCSSHAAENSANNRTTEASVL, from the exons atGTGCTCCCCGTGTGGCATCCGCTTCAGCTCTTCCAGCACCCTGGAGGCACACCAGACCTACTACTGCTCGCACAGGCTCAAGAATCTCAAAG GCCGATCAGACAGTGACAGCGAGGAGGGCCGCGCGGCGCCGACCGCGTGTGAGGGCGGCGCGCTGCAGGGCGACGAGAGCGTGGCGTCCGACGCCAGCCACGAGGGCGGCGCCGCGCCGCCCCAGGGCCCGGCGCCGGGCCCGGCGCCCAAGGCGGCGCGCACCGGCAAGCAGTACGCCTGCCCGCACTGCTCGTACAGCGCCGACAAGAAGGTCAGCCTCAACCGGCACATGCGCATGCATTCGGCGTCGCCCGcgcccgccgccgccaccgccgccgccgtcgccaccgTCAACGGGGAGGTGCAGCCCGGGGGCGCGGGGGCGGACGCCGGCGCGGTGGGCGCGCCGCAGCTGGTGGACCGCTACTGCCAGGACTGCGACATCCGCTTCTCGTCGGTGAAGACGTTCCGCGCGCAcaagatgcactactgcagcacgCGCCACGTCGTCAAGGGCCCCCCACACCTGGGGCCGGCAGCCAAGGCGGCGGCGCCCGCTCCCGCCACAGCCGCCTCCTCGTCGACGGGCGAGTCCGCCCCCGCGTCGCCGGCGGACGGCGCCTCCCCGCCGCCTGGCCCCGCGCTGCCCGCCTCCCCGGGGGCGGCGTCGCCCGCCGTGGTGCCGGTGGGTGTTCCGGCGCCGGCGCCACCACAGCCCATCCTGGCGCTGCCCACCAACCCCATCCTGCTGGTGCCCTACTCGCTGTTCCAAGGCGCTAGTCTGCTGACGGGCCCGGCGGCGCTGGCCATGGCGCACCACGACAGTCCCTGCGTGCTGCTCGCCGACGGCACGCTGCAGCCACTGGCGCAGGGCATCCTCTCGCAgcacccccatccccacccccagcCGCCCCCGCAGGTTCCGGCCGCCTCTCCCGCCGCGGCGCCCGCGGGCCACGCACCGACATCACAGCCCACGCACAGGGACGACCCCACCACGGGCGGCGAATCCGCCACCTCCACGCCTCCCAGGCATCAACAG AGAGAAGGCTCCGAAGCGAGCGGTCCACTAGATCTGAGCGTGCGGAGGGCATTATACGGCGGCGCCGACCAGCCGTTGGGGACGAGCGAAGGCGACGCGGCGGACGGCGACTGCGACGGCCGCGAGGAGGCGGCTGGCGCGGGCGGCGTGGGATGTGGGCCCTACCTGCTGTCCGCGTCGTCCGCGTCGACGACACCGTCGCCCGCGCCGTCGGCCGCCAGCCCGGCGCGCCGCGGGGACAGCCCCGGCGCCGTGGCCAGCCCCAAACAGCCGCCGCACGCGCCCTCCCCCAAGTCGCCCAGGCGCACCCCCAACGGCGTCGTCGCCGTCAAGCCGGAAGTCCTGGTGGCCAACCAGAAGCGCGTCATCGTGTCTCCCACCCGCTCCCTCGGCTCGGACGGGCAGTCGGCCGACGAggtggcgccgccgccgccgctctccTACCCCTCGCCGGTGATAGCGCGGCGCGGCCTCGTGCCCTCCTCGTCGGCGTCTCCGTCGCTGGCGACTCCGCCGCCGCAGCCGGTGACGGCTGTGGCCAAGCTGCCGCCGGTGCTGACGCCCTCCGCCGGGTCGCTGCCGCTGCTGGCGCCGGCGGTG CTGCCCGCGCTGCCGCCGCACGTGCTCGTCAAGCAGGGCGTCTCCAAGTGTCGCGAGTGCAACATCGTCTTTTGCAAGCACGAGAACTATGTGGCGCATAAGCGCCACTACTGCTCGGCGCGCCTCGAGGGCGGCGGCGCGggcgcgtcggcggcggcggcgggctccGGCGAGGAGGCGGGCGTGCCTGGCGCGGCCGGCCCCTCTTCGGCGCAGTCCCCGCCCGGGGGCGGCTCCCCCACCGGGGGCGGGCCCGGCAGCCCCCGCGGCGCCGCCCAGCAGCCGCTGCCCCACAAGACGCTGCTGCAGTTCATCTGCGGAGCCTGCGGCATCAAATTCACCTCCCTCGACAACCTGAACGCGCACCAGGCCTACTACTGCCCCAAGCGCGCAGAGCTGCCTGCCGCCAAGCCGCCTGAAGACAAGTTGGGCCGCAAGTGCCCCAAGTGCAAG GTGCTGGTGCCGGCAGAGCAGGTGGGGACGCACCAGTGCTGCGGCAGCGGCGCGGGGGCG ggcgcgGGCTGGAAGTGCCCCTGCTGCGAGGTGGTGAGCCCGACGGCGAGCGCCGCCCAGCGCCACATGGACACACACAGCGGCGTGCGCGCCTTCCGCTGCACCATCTGCCGCTACAAGGGCAACACGCTGCGCGGCATGCGAACCCACATCCGCATGCACTTCGAGAAGAGGACAGCCGACCTGCAG GAGGAGAATTACATCACGTGCATCACTGGAGAGGACGCGGTGCACCAGCCGCAGCAACCGCAgccgggggcggcgccggcgccAGCTCCCACCCCCGCTTCGGCGCCCGCCCCCGCGCCCACCTCTGCCACGGACGCTTACCCCGAGTCACCCAGCGACGGCGGCGACTCGGGCCGCATCGACAAACTGCACTTCTGCGACGCTTGCAGCTACAACTCCTCCTACAAGGGCAACGTGGTGCGCCACTGCAAGCTGGTGCACAGCGGCCGGGCAGGCGTCGGCGTCGCGACTGCCGACGACGCCGCCTcgtcgtcgtcttcgtcgtcgtcgtcgtcctgctcctccgcGGCGGACCGCAAGTCCGGCGGCGCGACGGCAGACGCGGCCGTGGCGGCCACGACGGTGGCGGCGGCCGCCGCGACGCCGAGGGCGGGCGCGGACGCCGACGCGTCGGTGGTGAAGCGCGAGCCCGCAGAGGGCGAGGGCGCCGTGTCCGCCGTCAAGACGGAGCCCGGCGCCGACGACGCCGCCGCCGAGGACGCCGCCGCCGGCGCGCCGGCCGAGGAGCACGGCGCCGCCGCCGAGGTCAACCTGGCCAGGCCCAAGTACTGCAAGTCGTGCGACATCTCCTTCCAGTACCTCTCCACCTTCATCGCGCACAAGAAGTACTACTGCTCCAGCCACGCGGCCGAAAACTCCGCCAACAACAGGACGACGGAGGCGTCCGTTCTGTAG